A portion of the Pan troglodytes isolate AG18354 chromosome 10, NHGRI_mPanTro3-v2.0_pri, whole genome shotgun sequence genome contains these proteins:
- the LOC134807411 gene encoding uncharacterized protein LOC134807411, which translates to MTGTPRPWGGARTSSGFPEAGAGAVEGRVARRRPGTPPLPHRPLPRGAGPGPGPVEWTPRAAGGFRVGQNGSCRREQSCEEVAFEGSAGSKSHPSAVTSWSPHCLFGGGEGVVQLRAEPGS; encoded by the coding sequence ATGACAGGCACGCCGCGACCGTGGGGCGGGGCTCGCACGAGCTCCGGGTTTCCAGAGGCAGGGGCCGGGGCCGTAGAAGGCAGAGTCGCGCGGAGAAGGCCCGGTACCCCGCCCCTTCCGCACCGACCCCTCCCCCGCGGAgctggccccggccccggccctgTGGAGTGGACGCCGAGGGCGGCGGGCGGCTTCCGAGTTGGACAGAACGGGAGCTGCCGGCGGGAGCAGAGCTGCGAGGAGGTGGCCTTTGAGGGCAGCGCGGGGTCGAAATCCCATCCCAGCGCTGTGACCTCTTGGAGCCCACATTGCCTCTTtggtggaggggagggagtggTCCAGCTCCGAGCCGAGCCTGGGAGCTGA